From Deltaproteobacteria bacterium, a single genomic window includes:
- a CDS encoding FHA domain-containing protein → MVNIMICPFCKSDIEDNSIYCDQCGREIFICPKCGKPGKGKVCTSDGTALVSKKDKGGNVQSPLWVNNNVSAINPTPINPVSPPLNNPAASPVNLKTNELHLINNNLGLDLRVENGDIIGRTTGRFVDVFGQYQYVSGKHLQINYDPKNGWICIDMDSTFGTKYNNVLLTPNQPQILKDKSLLLIADKIEFYVQIFMIGKTGTRRI, encoded by the coding sequence ATGGTAAATATTATGATTTGTCCATTTTGTAAAAGTGATATAGAAGATAATTCAATATACTGCGATCAATGTGGTAGGGAGATATTTATATGTCCCAAATGTGGTAAACCCGGGAAGGGGAAAGTTTGTACATCTGATGGAACAGCTTTGGTCTCTAAGAAAGATAAAGGGGGTAATGTTCAATCTCCTCTATGGGTAAATAACAATGTGTCTGCAATTAATCCAACTCCAATTAATCCGGTATCCCCTCCCTTAAACAATCCAGCAGCTTCACCGGTGAATTTAAAGACAAATGAATTACATTTAATAAATAATAATCTTGGGTTGGATTTGAGGGTAGAGAATGGAGATATAATTGGCCGGACAACTGGGCGGTTTGTTGACGTATTTGGCCAATATCAATACGTCTCAGGAAAACATTTGCAAATCAACTATGATCCTAAAAATGGTTGGATATGTATTGACATGGACTCAACATTCGGAACCAAATACAATAATGTTTTATTAACACCCAATCAACCGCAAATATTGAAAGATAAATCACTTTTATTGATTGCGGATAAAATAGAGTTTTATGTACAGATATTTATGATAGGAAAAACTGGCACAAGAAGGATATAA
- a CDS encoding ankyrin repeat domain-containing protein produces the protein MDLDDVLLGAAKEGNLPVLQTALEKGADINVKSNDGFTALMFATENKHIDMINLLKAHGAI, from the coding sequence ATGGATTTAGATGATGTTTTGTTGGGAGCTGCAAAAGAAGGGAATTTACCTGTATTACAAACTGCTTTAGAGAAAGGTGCAGATATAAATGTAAAGAGCAACGATGGCTTTACAGCTTTAATGTTTGCTACAGAGAATAAGCATATCGATATGATAAATTTATTAAAAGCTCATGGAGCAATTTAG
- a CDS encoding ankyrin repeat domain-containing protein, which produces MDLNEILLEAAKEGNLPILQTALNKGVEVNAKNNNGSTALMIAAANGHAEIADLLIEKGADVYAKNNIGITVLMGAAQGGLTELVNLLIAKGADVNAKNNNGETVLMYAVQDGDAEVANLLIDKGADINARANNGSTALMVAAANGHAEIANLLIEKGADVNIMQNDDFTVLMAAAQGGLTQVANLMISKGADVNARTNDGSTALTFAAGYAHAEVANFMISKGADVNARANDGSTALMAAAVNGHVELANLLIAKGADVNAKNNTGITVLMGAAVGGNAELVNLLIAKGADVNAKNNNGSTALMAAAVNGNAEVANLLIAKGADVNARANNASTALFDAAQEGYAEISNLLIEKGIDVNARTNDGFTALFYAAAKGNAELANLLIAKGADVNVKSNGGDTVLMHAAVGGNAELANLLIAKGVDVNAKNNIGSTALMIASDSGYADVVKLLIEKGAVVNEKSNGGSSALEFASDKGHTLVVKLLKDSGAIKVLVGNNNEEEYENDNDEDNDESD; this is translated from the coding sequence ATGGATTTAAATGAGATTTTATTAGAAGCAGCAAAAGAAGGGAATTTACCTATACTACAAACTGCTTTAAATAAAGGTGTAGAAGTAAATGCAAAGAACAACAATGGTTCTACAGCTTTAATGATTGCTGCAGCGAATGGGCATGCAGAGATAGCCGATCTTTTAATAGAGAAAGGAGCAGATGTATATGCAAAGAACAATATTGGTATTACAGTTTTAATGGGTGCTGCACAGGGCGGACTTACAGAGTTAGTCAATCTTTTGATAGCAAAAGGTGCAGATGTAAATGCAAAAAACAACAATGGTGAGACAGTTTTAATGTATGCTGTGCAGGACGGGGATGCAGAGGTAGCCAATCTTTTAATAGACAAAGGAGCAGATATAAATGCAAGAGCAAATAATGGTTCTACAGCTTTAATGGTTGCTGCAGCGAATGGGCATGCAGAGATAGCCAATCTTTTAATAGAGAAAGGTGCAGATGTAAATATAATGCAGAACGATGATTTTACAGTTTTAATGGCTGCAGCTCAGGGTGGACTTACACAGGTAGCCAATCTTATGATATCAAAAGGAGCAGATGTAAATGCAAGGACAAATGACGGTTCTACAGCTTTAACGTTTGCTGCAGGATATGCACATGCAGAAGTAGCTAACTTTATGATATCAAAAGGAGCAGATGTAAATGCAAGAGCAAATGATGGTTCTACAGCTTTAATGGCTGCTGCAGTAAATGGGCATGTAGAGTTAGCCAATCTTTTGATAGCAAAAGGAGCAGATGTAAATGCAAAGAACAACACTGGTATTACAGTTTTAATGGGTGCCGCTGTGGGTGGGAATGCAGAGTTAGTCAATCTTTTGATAGCAAAAGGAGCAGATGTAAATGCAAAGAACAACAATGGTTCTACAGCTTTAATGGCTGCTGCAGTAAATGGGAATGCAGAGGTAGCCAATCTTTTGATAGCAAAAGGAGCAGATGTAAATGCAAGAGCAAATAATGCTTCTACAGCTTTATTTGATGCTGCACAGGAAGGGTATGCAGAGATATCCAATTTATTGATAGAAAAGGGAATAGATGTAAATGCGAGAACGAACGATGGCTTTACAGCTTTATTTTATGCTGCAGCGAAAGGGAATGCAGAGTTAGCCAATCTTTTGATAGCAAAAGGAGCAGATGTAAATGTAAAGAGCAACGGTGGTGATACAGTTTTGATGCATGCTGCAGTGGGTGGGAATGCAGAGTTAGCCAATCTTTTGATAGCAAAAGGAGTAGATGTAAATGCAAAGAACAACATTGGTTCTACAGCTTTAATGATTGCTTCTGACAGTGGTTATGCCGATGTAGTGAAACTACTAATAGAAAAGGGTGCAGTCGTGAATGAAAAAAGTAATGGTGGTTCAAGTGCTTTAGAGTTTGCTTCTGATAAAGGTCATACATTAGTTGTAAAGTTATTAAAAGATTCAGGAGCAATAAAAGTATTGGTAGGAAATAACAATGAAGAGGAATATGAAAATGACAATGATGAAGATAACGATGAGAGTGACTAA